AGACCTGGGCCAGCCGCTTGGGCCGCGCTATCGGACCGGCGAAGGGTGGCACCGCGATTTTGCCAACGGGCGCGTGGTCGTCAACCCCAACACCCATCTTGCGGCCATCGAACTAACGACGGGTTCTGACATCACCATGACTGTGCCCTAAGGCTTTTCACTGCCCGAGCCTCTTCCACCTCTCCAGCATCAGCCGGGTGGATTCAAATGCAATCTCCGGCAATTCGTCCAGGCTAAAAAAGGCGGCCTCACTGGCGTCATCTCCTGCAATAAGTGTGCCGCCCACAACTTGGGCGCGGTAGAAAATCACAAAGCTCGCCCCGCTTGTCCACTCGCGGCCAGCAATCACATCCAGCAATTCCACAATTTCAACCGTCAAGCCGGTTTCTTCCTGACACTCGCGCGCGGCGGCCAGAGCCGGGTCTTCGTCGGCGTCCACAAAACCGCCGGGTGTCACCCACAGGCCCTTGCGGGGCGTGTTGGCCCGCCGGGTGAGCAGAATTTTTCTGTCCTGCTCCACCAGCACCGCCGCCGCCACTTTGGGATCCTCGAAGTGAACGTGACTGCACGACGGGCAAACGGGCCGCACCTTGCCATAGGCCTCGCGCTGTTCCATGGCCTGGCCGCACCGGGCGCAGAAATTAATTTCCATTTACCGGCGACGAAGGAGGAGCGAAACGGTGATGAGCGCGATGAGGGCCACCCCAAGCCCAAGCTCGACGGCGCGCGCAGGAAACGACGGTTGAACCGTCTCTTCTACAATGGCCGGAGATTCAGTCCCGGGCATTTCCGCTTCGACGGCTTCCGTAGAACTCGTCCTCAGTAAATCTGGTGTTGGACTCTCGGTTAGAGCTAAGGCGGACACAGCTTCGGGCGGAGTGACTGTCTCCCCGGCAGTGGCGGCGACATCGTTGGAAGCCGTCTCCGGCTGGCCGTCGCTCGTGTTCCCTGTGTCAAGGCCGCCACCCTGTGGCACGCCAGTTAACGGCTCCGCTTCAACGGGCGGGGCTAAAGCAACGCTCACCTCTGCCGTCTCGGTCGTCAACTTGGGCGCCACTTCGGCGGGCAGGGACTCAACGGTCTGAGATTCAGCGGCAGGCGCTTCGGCAACCTGAAAGTTTTCAACTTGAGCGGCTGACGGCTGGGCTGGAGCGGCCACGTTGAAGCCGCCGCCTAGATCAGCCGTGACGAGGACGGCAAAGAGGACGGCGGCCAAAGCAGTGGCTATGTTCACCACCGGGAGCAGGCGGGTGAGCGGACGAGCAGGTGTTGCCAGTCCACGCGCTTCGAGCATTTTCGGTGTCAGGGTGAAGTTGCGAGGCGGCTTGACCTTAGGCAGGGCGGCCAGTGTAGTCTTCACCCCTTGCAAGTCGTCGAGCGCCGCCCTGAGTTTGGAGTCAGTCGCCAGTCGGCGTTCCAGTTTGGCGCGTTCTGTTGGGGCCAGTTGATTGTCGAGGTAGGCCGAGAGCAGTTCAAGCTCACGGTCGCGAGAGGAAGAAAAGAGGTTCATGTCTGCTCCCTCTCCAGACGGAAGGCCGAGGGCA
This genomic interval from Chloroflexota bacterium contains the following:
- a CDS encoding NUDIX domain-containing protein, whose amino-acid sequence is MEINFCARCGQAMEQREAYGKVRPVCPSCSHVHFEDPKVAAAVLVEQDRKILLTRRANTPRKGLWVTPGGFVDADEDPALAAARECQEETGLTVEIVELLDVIAGREWTSGASFVIFYRAQVVGGTLIAGDDASEAAFFSLDELPEIAFESTRLMLERWKRLGQ